In the genome of Oncorhynchus clarkii lewisi isolate Uvic-CL-2024 chromosome 4, UVic_Ocla_1.0, whole genome shotgun sequence, one region contains:
- the LOC139406444 gene encoding bromodomain-containing protein 1-like isoform X3, whose translation MKKKVRHHNRMSTPQRPPSPIKPSPNKETMTYAQAQRMVDLEIDGRVHRISIYDKLDVITDDDPTAQEIMECNSNKENNEKPQLVLVRSVRLKDNQQKRSTALTTTHGTDPQVSTLLEPKFRTVEYNLPAVSRRPSIYYMYCEKTAEELDEEVEYDMDEEDYAWLDLLNDKRKSEGVSQVSQNLFEFLMDRFEKESFFDSQGRSDPQSLIDEDAVCCICMDGDGQDSNVILFCDSCNMAVHQECYGVPYIPEGQWLCRHCLQCPSRPAECVFCPNKGGALKKTDDDRWGHVVCALWVPEVGFSDTVFIEPIDGVSNIPPARWKLTCYLCKEKGAGACIQCHKVNCYTAFHVSCAQKAGLYMKMEPVKEFTETGSATFSVKKTAFCCAHTPKGCTRRPLAIYEEGHANNGVCHKRGDKRGRRRLKGWLKKSKIVVVVPEEEAPAAPGPSITPSSFDTILNQVSVQKKKVFVERVLSYWMLKRQSRKGVPLIRRLQANTQVPKPEQLVSPVDSRVEDNQAMKEQLKEWHRLRQDLERARLLLELIRKREKLKRAEMKLQQSVLEVQLTPLNILLRAILDQLQEKDPAKIFAQPVSVKEVPDYLDHIKKPMDFSTMRKRIDAHGYKSLVEFEADFDQIIFNCIKYNAKDTFFYKAGLRLQDRGGAILRKTCREAERIGFDFASGMHLPEQPKVEAPSPFSWDDVDQILNPANRQHMSLEGQLKELLEKLDLSSAMKSSPSRSKRLKLLKKTITDVRSEIYLKTQHPAAAPSEPKPAETEEKPLPPTRHSTQEEEGESLLPPKLEPLNSSPPLVNSDSHSEPPMLKPIKSNEDKSQKTFRCNGVKTTTSVPRDSLKGHISNPLVSDSHLSDGATSTLAEPSSTGNRRTNVLFRKSKNASPQKPPRTAEHQLGSPLLGTKTFLSVVIPRLETLLLPRKRTHSACGGCDQDEEESPIKRLDTGLANGFVVEPELETSPVRPMEPRRRCTSESSISPSGSVLCSTSTVSVPKSGKGRPSMARRSTVDDKNALLTCIGNGDFTKAAKIAAAGNSGSSFPVVVIMRASFIIALDGFCNCT comes from the exons ATGAAGAAAAAAGTACGGCATCATAATCGCATGTCCACACCCCAGAGGCCCCCCTCTCCCATCAAACCCTCACCGAACAAGGAGACCATGACCTACGCCCAGGCCCAGCGCATGGTGGACCTGGAGATAGATGGCCGCGTGCACAGGATCAGCATATATGACAAGTTGGATGTCATCACCGACGATGACCCCACGGCCCAAGAGATCATGGAGTGCAACAGCAACAAGGAGAACAACGAGAAGCCCCAGCTAGTCCTGGTGCGCTCGGTGAGACTCAAAGACAACCAGCAGAAGAGGAGCACAGCCCTCACCACCACACATGGCACTGACCCTCAAGTAAGCACCCTTTTGGAACCCAAGTTCCGCACTGTGGAGTACAACCTTCCCGCAGTGTCTCGGAGGCCCTCCATCTATTATATGTATTGTGAGAAGACGGCCGAAGAGCTGGATGAGGAGGTGGAATACGACATGGATGAGGAGGATTACGCCTGGCTGGATCTGCTCAACGACAAGAGGAAAAGTGAGGGTGTCAGCCAGGTGTCCCAGAACCTCTTTGAGTTTCTTATGGACCGCTTTGAGAAGGAGTCCTTCTTTGACAGCCAGGGCCGGAGTGACCCCCAGTCCCTCATCGATGAGGACGCTGTCTGCTGCATCTGCATGGACGGAGACGGCCAGGACAGCAATGTTATTCTCTTCTGTGACTCCTGCAACATGGCCGTGCACCAGGAGTGCTACGGTGTTCCCTACATCCCAGAGGGCCAGTGGTTGTGTCGCCACTGCCTCCAGTGCCCCTCACGGCCCGCTGAGTGTGTCTTCTGCCCCAACAAGGGCGGCGCCCTGAAGAAGACGGACGATGACCGCTGGGGCCACGTGGTGTGTGCCCTGTGGGTACCAGAGGTGGGCTTCTCTGACACGGTCTTCATCGAGCCCATCGACGGTGTCAGCAATATACCGCCCGCCCGCTGGAAACTCACCTGCTACCTCTGCAAGGAGAAGGGTGCCGGGGCCTGCATCCAGTGCCACAaggttaactgttacacagcctTTCATGTCAGCTGTGCCCAAAAGGCTGGCCTCTACATGAAAATGGAGCCTGTCAAGGAATTCACAGAGACCGGATCGGCCACTTTTTCTGTGAAGAAGACAGCCTTCTGCTGCGCTCACACTCCTAAAGGGTGCACCCGGAGACCCCTTGCCATCTACGAGGAAGGCCACGCTAACAACGGTGTCTGTCACAAGAGGGGTGACAAAAGAGGTAGGAGGAGGTTAAAAGGGTGGCTGAAGAAGAGTaagatagtggtggtggtgcctGAGGAAGAGGCTCCTGCTGCACCTGGGCCTAGTATAACCCCCAGCAG TTTTGACACAATCCTCAATCAAGTGTCTGTCCAGAAGAAGAAGGTGTTTGTGGAGCGGGTCCTGAGCTACTGGAtgctgaagagacagtcaaggaagGGTGTTCCGCTGATCAGGCGGCTTCAGGCTAACACCCAGGTCCCCAAACCAGAGCAGCTGGTCAGTCCAGTG GACAGCAGGGTGGAGGATAATCAAGCGATGAAGGAGCAGCTAAAGGAATGGCACCGCCTACGCCAAGACCTGGAGAGAGCTCGCCTACTGCTAGAACTGATCAGGAAGAGGGAGAAGCTAAAGAGAGCGGAG ATGAAGCTCCAACAGTCCGTTCTAGAGGTACAGCTCACACCTTTAAATATTCTACTTCGAGCCATATTGGACCAGCTTCAGGAGAAGGACCCAGCCAAAATCTTTGCCCAGCCTGTCAGCGTTAAAGAG GTGCCTGACTACTTGGACCACATCAAGAAGCCAATGGACTTCTCCACCATGAGGAAGCGCATTGATGCCCACGGCTACAAGAGCCTGGTGGAGTTTGAGGCTGACTTCGATCAGATCATATTCAACTGCATAAAGTACAACGCCAAGGACACATTCTTCTACAAGGCCGGTCTGCGTCTGCAAGACCGAGGCGGGGCCATCCTCAGGAAGACTTGTCGGGAGGCTGAGCGAATCGGCTTTGACTTTGCCAGCGGGATGCACCTTCCTGAGCAGCCAAAGGTGGAGGCTCCTTCCCCTTTCTCCTGGGACGATG TGGACCAGATACTAAACCCAGCCAACCGGCAGCACATGTCTTTAGAAGGGCAACTGAAAGAGCTGCTGGAGAAGCTGGACCTGAGCAGTGCCATGAAGTCCAGTCCGTCTCGCAGCAAGCGACTGAAGCTGCTTAAAAAGACCATCACAGATGTTCGCAGCGAGATATACCTAAAGACGCAACACCCCGCTGCCGCCCCCTCCGAACCGAAACCAGCAGAGACTGAGGAGAAACCACTGCCCCCCACTCGACACAGCACACAGGAAGAGG AAGGGGAGTCTTTGCTCCCACCGAAACTAGAGCCGTTGAACTCGTCGCCGCCACTTGTGAACTCAGACAGTCATTCAGAACCTCCCATGCTCAAGCCCATCAAATCCAATGAGGACAAGAGCCAGAAGACTTTCAGGTGCAACGGTGTCAAGACCACTACCTCAGTACCCCGGGATTCCCTCAAAGGGCACATCTCTAACCCGCTGGTCTCCGACAGTCACCTTAGTGATGGGGCCACCTCCACGCTCGCAGAGCCCTCTAGCACGGGCAACAGGCGGACCAATGTGCTCTTTCGCAAGTCCAAGAATGCCAGCCCGCAGAAGCCCCCAAGGACAGCTGAGCATCAGCTCGGCTCCCCGCTGCTGGGCACCAAAACCTTCCTCTCTGTGGTTATTCCTCGCCTGGAGACTCTCCTCCTACCCAGGAAGAGGACCCACAGTGCCTGTGGAGGCTGTGACCAGGATGAGGAGGAATCCCCCATCAAGCGTCTTGACACAG GACTAGCTAATGGATTTGTTGTTGAACCGGAGCTTGAAACCAGCCCCGTTAGGCCGATGGAGCCTCGCAGGCGCTGTACCTCCGAGTCCAGCATCTCCCCTAGCGGCAGCGTGCTGT
- the LOC139406444 gene encoding bromodomain-containing protein 1-like isoform X4, translating to MKKKVRHHNRMSTPQRPPSPIKPSPNKETMTYAQAQRMVDLEIDGRVHRISIYDKLDVITDDDPTAQEIMECNSNKENNEKPQLVLVRSVRLKDNQQKRSTALTTTHGTDPQVSTLLEPKFRTVEYNLPAVSRRPSIYYMYCEKTAEELDEEVEYDMDEEDYAWLDLLNDKRKSEGVSQVSQNLFEFLMDRFEKESFFDSQGRSDPQSLIDEDAVCCICMDGDGQDSNVILFCDSCNMAVHQECYGVPYIPEGQWLCRHCLQCPSRPAECVFCPNKGGALKKTDDDRWGHVVCALWVPEVGFSDTVFIEPIDGVSNIPPARWKLTCYLCKEKGAGACIQCHKVNCYTAFHVSCAQKAGLYMKMEPVKEFTETGSATFSVKKTAFCCAHTPKGCTRRPLAIYEEGHANNGVCHKRGDKRGRRRLKGWLKKSKIVVVVPEEEAPAAPGPSITPSSFDTILNQVSVQKKKVFVERVLSYWMLKRQSRKGVPLIRRLQANTQVPKPEQLDSRVEDNQAMKEQLKEWHRLRQDLERARLLLELIRKREKLKRAEMKLQQSVLEVQLTPLNILLRAILDQLQEKDPAKIFAQPVSVKEVPDYLDHIKKPMDFSTMRKRIDAHGYKSLVEFEADFDQIIFNCIKYNAKDTFFYKAGLRLQDRGGAILRKTCREAERIGFDFASGMHLPEQPKVEAPSPFSWDDVDQILNPANRQHMSLEGQLKELLEKLDLSSAMKSSPSRSKRLKLLKKTITDVRSEIYLKTQHPAAAPSEPKPAETEEKPLPPTRHSTQEEEGESLLPPKLEPLNSSPPLVNSDSHSEPPMLKPIKSNEDKSQKTFRCNGVKTTTSVPRDSLKGHISNPLVSDSHLSDGATSTLAEPSSTGNRRTNVLFRKSKNASPQKPPRTAEHQLGSPLLGTKTFLSVVIPRLETLLLPRKRTHSACGGCDQDEEESPIKRLDTGLANGFVVEPELETSPVRPMEPRRRCTSESSISPSGSVLCSTSTVSVPKSGKGRPSMARRSTVDDKNALLTCIGNGDFTKAAKIAAAGNSGSSFPVVVIMRASFIIALDGFCNCT from the exons ATGAAGAAAAAAGTACGGCATCATAATCGCATGTCCACACCCCAGAGGCCCCCCTCTCCCATCAAACCCTCACCGAACAAGGAGACCATGACCTACGCCCAGGCCCAGCGCATGGTGGACCTGGAGATAGATGGCCGCGTGCACAGGATCAGCATATATGACAAGTTGGATGTCATCACCGACGATGACCCCACGGCCCAAGAGATCATGGAGTGCAACAGCAACAAGGAGAACAACGAGAAGCCCCAGCTAGTCCTGGTGCGCTCGGTGAGACTCAAAGACAACCAGCAGAAGAGGAGCACAGCCCTCACCACCACACATGGCACTGACCCTCAAGTAAGCACCCTTTTGGAACCCAAGTTCCGCACTGTGGAGTACAACCTTCCCGCAGTGTCTCGGAGGCCCTCCATCTATTATATGTATTGTGAGAAGACGGCCGAAGAGCTGGATGAGGAGGTGGAATACGACATGGATGAGGAGGATTACGCCTGGCTGGATCTGCTCAACGACAAGAGGAAAAGTGAGGGTGTCAGCCAGGTGTCCCAGAACCTCTTTGAGTTTCTTATGGACCGCTTTGAGAAGGAGTCCTTCTTTGACAGCCAGGGCCGGAGTGACCCCCAGTCCCTCATCGATGAGGACGCTGTCTGCTGCATCTGCATGGACGGAGACGGCCAGGACAGCAATGTTATTCTCTTCTGTGACTCCTGCAACATGGCCGTGCACCAGGAGTGCTACGGTGTTCCCTACATCCCAGAGGGCCAGTGGTTGTGTCGCCACTGCCTCCAGTGCCCCTCACGGCCCGCTGAGTGTGTCTTCTGCCCCAACAAGGGCGGCGCCCTGAAGAAGACGGACGATGACCGCTGGGGCCACGTGGTGTGTGCCCTGTGGGTACCAGAGGTGGGCTTCTCTGACACGGTCTTCATCGAGCCCATCGACGGTGTCAGCAATATACCGCCCGCCCGCTGGAAACTCACCTGCTACCTCTGCAAGGAGAAGGGTGCCGGGGCCTGCATCCAGTGCCACAaggttaactgttacacagcctTTCATGTCAGCTGTGCCCAAAAGGCTGGCCTCTACATGAAAATGGAGCCTGTCAAGGAATTCACAGAGACCGGATCGGCCACTTTTTCTGTGAAGAAGACAGCCTTCTGCTGCGCTCACACTCCTAAAGGGTGCACCCGGAGACCCCTTGCCATCTACGAGGAAGGCCACGCTAACAACGGTGTCTGTCACAAGAGGGGTGACAAAAGAGGTAGGAGGAGGTTAAAAGGGTGGCTGAAGAAGAGTaagatagtggtggtggtgcctGAGGAAGAGGCTCCTGCTGCACCTGGGCCTAGTATAACCCCCAGCAG TTTTGACACAATCCTCAATCAAGTGTCTGTCCAGAAGAAGAAGGTGTTTGTGGAGCGGGTCCTGAGCTACTGGAtgctgaagagacagtcaaggaagGGTGTTCCGCTGATCAGGCGGCTTCAGGCTAACACCCAGGTCCCCAAACCAGAGCAGCTG GACAGCAGGGTGGAGGATAATCAAGCGATGAAGGAGCAGCTAAAGGAATGGCACCGCCTACGCCAAGACCTGGAGAGAGCTCGCCTACTGCTAGAACTGATCAGGAAGAGGGAGAAGCTAAAGAGAGCGGAG ATGAAGCTCCAACAGTCCGTTCTAGAGGTACAGCTCACACCTTTAAATATTCTACTTCGAGCCATATTGGACCAGCTTCAGGAGAAGGACCCAGCCAAAATCTTTGCCCAGCCTGTCAGCGTTAAAGAG GTGCCTGACTACTTGGACCACATCAAGAAGCCAATGGACTTCTCCACCATGAGGAAGCGCATTGATGCCCACGGCTACAAGAGCCTGGTGGAGTTTGAGGCTGACTTCGATCAGATCATATTCAACTGCATAAAGTACAACGCCAAGGACACATTCTTCTACAAGGCCGGTCTGCGTCTGCAAGACCGAGGCGGGGCCATCCTCAGGAAGACTTGTCGGGAGGCTGAGCGAATCGGCTTTGACTTTGCCAGCGGGATGCACCTTCCTGAGCAGCCAAAGGTGGAGGCTCCTTCCCCTTTCTCCTGGGACGATG TGGACCAGATACTAAACCCAGCCAACCGGCAGCACATGTCTTTAGAAGGGCAACTGAAAGAGCTGCTGGAGAAGCTGGACCTGAGCAGTGCCATGAAGTCCAGTCCGTCTCGCAGCAAGCGACTGAAGCTGCTTAAAAAGACCATCACAGATGTTCGCAGCGAGATATACCTAAAGACGCAACACCCCGCTGCCGCCCCCTCCGAACCGAAACCAGCAGAGACTGAGGAGAAACCACTGCCCCCCACTCGACACAGCACACAGGAAGAGG AAGGGGAGTCTTTGCTCCCACCGAAACTAGAGCCGTTGAACTCGTCGCCGCCACTTGTGAACTCAGACAGTCATTCAGAACCTCCCATGCTCAAGCCCATCAAATCCAATGAGGACAAGAGCCAGAAGACTTTCAGGTGCAACGGTGTCAAGACCACTACCTCAGTACCCCGGGATTCCCTCAAAGGGCACATCTCTAACCCGCTGGTCTCCGACAGTCACCTTAGTGATGGGGCCACCTCCACGCTCGCAGAGCCCTCTAGCACGGGCAACAGGCGGACCAATGTGCTCTTTCGCAAGTCCAAGAATGCCAGCCCGCAGAAGCCCCCAAGGACAGCTGAGCATCAGCTCGGCTCCCCGCTGCTGGGCACCAAAACCTTCCTCTCTGTGGTTATTCCTCGCCTGGAGACTCTCCTCCTACCCAGGAAGAGGACCCACAGTGCCTGTGGAGGCTGTGACCAGGATGAGGAGGAATCCCCCATCAAGCGTCTTGACACAG GACTAGCTAATGGATTTGTTGTTGAACCGGAGCTTGAAACCAGCCCCGTTAGGCCGATGGAGCCTCGCAGGCGCTGTACCTCCGAGTCCAGCATCTCCCCTAGCGGCAGCGTGCTGT